From a single Cytophagales bacterium WSM2-2 genomic region:
- a CDS encoding membrane protein, whose product MRGQLDQAIKLLKLAIEKDKKFEEAYYRLGTTYRSAGDRLASNAAFEQGLALSGKYPVKQKVYYGSIGDNYLRSGQYEKAKLNFEKFLTLEKTDRTKIDQVLVWKSQAEFGLAHQNENAGYRIKVLSDTVNIYPMQYFPAISADGQELIFTVRYGRAHDDNEDIFISKWGNGKWLPPVSLSSNINTEYREGACSISADGRHLIFTICGPRGCDLYESKKEGNVWRRPVSLGPNVNSAGWEAQPSLSADGNELYFVSDRKGGVGGYDIWYSKKDSLGRWKRATNLGKPINTKFDEIAPYIHVNNRNLYFASTGFPGFGGFDIYVAEKDKQWQEPKNLGGPLNDFEDQYSFIVTSDGANAYYSREEGRMKSKIYHSSIPPELRVKSRGNVVKGVVSDSETKKPLPAVVELFDLKTNERISVFSSDSVNGQYLIVVPGKSEYTLHVTEPGYLFYSQHFNYEEKDLDEPMTINIALQPIRKNAVTVLNNIFFEFNKFEIGSKSYPELDEVVKFLNENPSIKVEISGHTDNVGNENYNQQLSQKRAQAVVDYFLQKGIAQPRLTQVGMGSKKPIKPNDTEENKQANRRIEFRIQ is encoded by the coding sequence GTGCGCGGTCAGCTGGATCAGGCTATTAAGTTATTGAAGCTGGCTATTGAAAAAGATAAAAAATTTGAGGAAGCCTATTATCGGTTGGGGACTACTTATAGAAGTGCAGGCGATCGCCTGGCATCCAATGCAGCTTTTGAACAAGGACTTGCGCTGTCAGGGAAATATCCTGTCAAGCAAAAAGTATATTATGGTTCGATAGGAGACAATTACTTGCGAAGTGGTCAGTACGAAAAAGCCAAACTCAATTTTGAAAAATTCTTAACTCTTGAAAAAACCGACCGGACAAAGATCGATCAGGTTCTTGTCTGGAAATCGCAGGCCGAGTTTGGACTGGCACATCAAAATGAAAATGCAGGGTATCGTATCAAAGTTTTGAGTGATACAGTCAATATTTATCCCATGCAGTATTTCCCGGCAATCTCAGCTGATGGACAAGAGTTGATATTCACCGTAAGGTATGGTCGTGCTCATGACGACAACGAAGATATTTTTATTTCAAAATGGGGAAATGGCAAATGGCTTCCCCCAGTTTCTCTTTCTTCTAATATTAATACAGAGTACAGGGAAGGCGCTTGCAGTATTTCAGCAGATGGTCGCCACCTGATTTTTACTATTTGCGGTCCGCGCGGTTGTGATTTGTATGAAAGTAAAAAAGAAGGAAATGTTTGGCGCAGGCCGGTGAGCCTGGGACCTAATGTGAACAGTGCAGGATGGGAAGCACAGCCTTCACTTTCTGCCGATGGCAACGAACTTTATTTTGTAAGCGATCGGAAAGGGGGAGTGGGCGGATATGATATCTGGTATTCGAAAAAAGACTCACTCGGCCGTTGGAAGCGTGCGACTAACCTTGGCAAGCCTATCAACACCAAGTTTGACGAGATTGCCCCGTACATCCATGTGAACAACCGAAACTTATATTTTGCCTCAACAGGATTTCCCGGCTTTGGTGGATTTGACATTTACGTGGCTGAAAAAGATAAGCAGTGGCAGGAGCCTAAAAACCTTGGAGGACCACTCAACGATTTTGAAGATCAGTATTCATTTATTGTAACAAGTGATGGTGCCAATGCTTACTATTCCCGGGAGGAGGGGAGAATGAAGAGTAAAATTTATCATTCGAGCATTCCTCCGGAACTGCGTGTGAAGAGCCGTGGCAATGTGGTGAAGGGAGTGGTTTCAGATAGCGAAACAAAAAAACCTTTGCCAGCGGTAGTAGAGCTGTTCGATTTGAAAACCAATGAGAGGATCTCGGTTTTTTCTTCAGACTCTGTGAATGGGCAATACCTGATCGTGGTTCCGGGAAAGTCGGAATATACACTTCACGTAACGGAGCCTGGTTATCTGTTTTACAGTCAGCATTTCAACTATGAAGAGAAAGACCTTGACGAGCCAATGACTATTAATATTGCTCTTCAGCCTATCCGGAAGAATGCTGTCACTGTGTTGAACAATATTTTTTTTGAATTCAATAAATTTGAAATCGGCTCCAAGTCATATCCGGAACTGGATGAGGTGGTCAAGTTTCTAAACGAAAACCCATCAATTAAAGTGGAGATTAGTGGCCATACGGATAACGTAGGCAACGAAAATTACAACCAACAACTTTCACAAAAGAGGGCACAGGCCGTAGTAGATTATTTTCTTCAGAAGGGAATAGCGCAGCCTCGGCTCACACAAGTAGGAATGGGTTCAAAAAAGCCAATCAAACCCAACGATACCGAAGAAAACAAACAAGCCAACCGGAGGATCGAGTTTCGGATTCAGTAG
- a CDS encoding aminodeoxychorismate synthase component I, with the protein MNILEFESLLNQWGRERQPFLCIIDFEMEAPVAWKLNDVPREILYSINGIANFSANPTKTNSLELAKYPMSFADYESRFNQVKESIGLGDSYLTNLTIKTRIDLKTIREDLFFQIQARYKVLWKNKFIVFSPETFIRIENGIIHSFPMKGTIDAAIPDAERIILEDPKELSEHVTIVDLIRNDLSHVANDVKVERFRYVEKVKTNQKDLLQVSSEITGKLSENYGAAIGSILVSLLPAGSISGAPKKKTVQIIRDAEKEKRGYYTGVIGYFDGKNFDSGVMIRFVEEHEGKLYYRSGGGITSQSVAEKEYQEAIDKIYVPVH; encoded by the coding sequence ATGAATATTCTGGAATTCGAATCCCTTCTGAATCAGTGGGGCCGGGAAAGGCAACCTTTTTTATGCATCATCGATTTTGAAATGGAAGCCCCGGTGGCCTGGAAACTGAACGATGTTCCCCGGGAGATTTTATATTCAATTAATGGCATTGCTAACTTTTCGGCCAATCCAACAAAGACGAATAGCCTGGAGTTAGCGAAATATCCCATGTCGTTTGCCGATTACGAATCCAGGTTTAATCAGGTAAAAGAAAGTATCGGGTTGGGCGATTCCTATCTTACCAATCTCACCATTAAAACAAGAATCGACCTGAAGACTATTCGGGAGGATTTGTTTTTTCAAATACAGGCCAGGTATAAAGTGCTTTGGAAAAATAAGTTTATTGTCTTTTCACCCGAGACATTTATCAGGATAGAGAATGGCATAATTCATTCTTTCCCTATGAAAGGGACCATTGATGCTGCAATACCTGATGCAGAGAGGATAATTCTGGAAGATCCTAAAGAACTGTCGGAGCACGTTACCATTGTTGATTTAATTCGAAACGATCTTAGTCATGTGGCGAATGATGTTAAAGTTGAACGCTTCCGCTATGTCGAAAAAGTCAAAACCAATCAGAAGGACTTACTACAGGTGAGCTCTGAAATTACAGGGAAGCTTTCTGAAAATTATGGTGCCGCTATCGGTTCCATACTCGTTTCATTGCTTCCGGCTGGTTCGATCAGTGGTGCACCCAAGAAAAAGACCGTCCAGATTATTCGTGATGCGGAAAAAGAAAAGCGTGGCTACTATACAGGTGTGATCGGTTATTTTGATGGAAAAAATTTCGACAGTGGTGTCATGATTCGGTTTGTGGAGGAGCACGAAGGGAAGTTGTATTACCGGAGTGGCGGTGGGATTACTTCACAGAGTGTGGCGGAAAAAGAATACCAGGAAGCAATTGATAAAATCTATGTACCGGTTCATTGA
- the queE gene encoding 7-carboxy-7-deazaguanine synthase, whose product MEDFYTIQGEGFYQGHAAYFIRLAGCDVGCVWCDVKESWDENAHPKIEIAEIVRRAKSSGTEIAVITGGEPAMYNLDFLTTELKTVSLKTNIETSGAYPLTGTWDWVCLSPKKFKGPHSSVFEKANELKIIVFNKSDFQWAEEHAAKVNVNCELFLQPEWSKEKEMLPFIIEYVKRNPRWKVSLQIHKYMNIP is encoded by the coding sequence ATGGAGGACTTCTATACCATTCAAGGTGAAGGATTCTATCAGGGCCATGCCGCTTACTTTATACGACTGGCAGGTTGTGATGTCGGGTGTGTTTGGTGTGATGTGAAAGAATCGTGGGATGAAAATGCGCACCCGAAAATCGAGATAGCTGAAATTGTAAGGAGAGCGAAATCATCGGGCACTGAGATTGCCGTGATTACAGGTGGCGAGCCTGCCATGTACAACCTGGATTTTCTAACCACAGAACTGAAGACAGTTTCTCTGAAAACAAATATTGAAACTTCAGGGGCTTATCCGCTCACCGGAACATGGGATTGGGTTTGCTTGTCACCCAAAAAATTTAAAGGCCCACATTCATCCGTTTTTGAAAAGGCAAATGAGTTGAAGATTATCGTCTTTAACAAAAGTGATTTTCAATGGGCTGAAGAACATGCGGCTAAAGTAAATGTTAACTGTGAGCTCTTTCTGCAACCCGAATGGTCGAAAGAAAAAGAAATGTTGCCATTCATTATTGAATATGTAAAGAGAAATCCCAGGTGGAAAGTCTCCTTACAAATTCATAAGTACATGAACATTCCCTAA